From the Ammospiza caudacuta isolate bAmmCau1 chromosome 26, bAmmCau1.pri, whole genome shotgun sequence genome, one window contains:
- the TGFA gene encoding protransforming growth factor alpha → MAGGPAALALGVLLAACHALDNSTAGRSVPVAAAVRSHFNECPDSHRQFCFHGTCRFLVQEEKPACVCHSGYVGTRCEHADLLAVVAATQKKQTITALLVVAVVASALLVTVCVLVHCCRLRKRWPCPCPCPGWCREPGAGPEKPGGLLKGGASCCHSETGV, encoded by the exons ATGGCGGGCGGCCCGGCCGCGCTCGCCCTCG GTGTCCTGCTGGCCGCGTGCCACGCGCTGGACAACAGCACGGCCGGCCGGAGCG TCCCGGTGGCGGCGGCGGTGAGGTCGCACTTCAACGAGTGCCCGGACTCGCACCGGCAGTTCTGCTTCCACGGCACGTGCCGCTTCCTGGTGCAGGAGGAGAAACCCGCCTGCGT gtgtcactcGGGGTACGTGGGGACGCGCTGTGAGCACGCTGACCTGCTGGCCGTGGTGGCAGCCACCCAGAAGAAGCAGaccatcactgccctgctcgTGGTGGCCGTGGTGGCCTCGGCCCTGCTCGTCACCGTCTGCGTCCTGGTCCA ctgctgtcGCCTGCGGAAGCgctggccctgtccctgtccctgtcccggttGGTGCCGCGAGCCCGGAGCCGGCCCCGAGAAACCGGGGGGGCTGCTCAAGGGGGGAGCGTCCTGCTGCCACAGCgagacag GTGTGTGA
- the SNRPG gene encoding small nuclear ribonucleoprotein G: MSKAHPPELKKFMDKKLSLKLNGGRHVQGILRGFDPFMNLVIDECVEMAAGGQQNNIGMVVIRGNSIIMLEALERV, from the exons ATGAGCAAAGCGCACCCGCCCGAGCTGAAAAA GTTCATGGACAAGAAGCTGTCGT TGAAGCTGAACGGCGGCCGGCACGTGCAGGGCATCCTGCGGGGCTTCGACCCCTTCATGAACCTGGTGATCGACGAGTGTGTGGAGAtggcggcgggcgggcagcAGAACAACATCGGCATGGTG GTGATCCGAGGGAACAGCATCATCATGCTGGAAGCTTTGGAACGAGTATAA
- the FAM136A gene encoding protein FAM136A — translation MAEAAQGRVQAAVESAVQGLEREQIRGMQGAMFRCSARCCEDAAASMQEVQRCIERCHAPLARAQAIVTAELEHFQDRLSRCSLQCSDQAKDALDSGGSEPRVRGQLDACLATCGEQHLRLVPAMAKKMRDGLASIQQ, via the exons ATGGCGGAGGCGGCGCAGGGCCGGGTGCAGGCCGCGGTGGAGAGCGcggtgcaggggctggagcgGGAGCAGATCCGCGGCATGCAG ggcgcCATGTTCCGCTGCAGCGCGCGGTGCTGCGAGGACGCCGCAGCGTCCATGCAGGAGGTGCAGCGCTGCATCGAGCGCTGCCACGCGCCCCTGGCCCGCGCCCAGGCCATCGTCACCGCCGAgcttgagcacttccag GACCGGCTGAGCCGCTGCTCGCTGCAGTGCTCGGACCAGGCCAAGGACGCCCTGGACTCGGGGGGCTCGGAGCCGCGCGTGCGGGGCCAGCTGGACGCCTGCCTGGCCACCTGCGGGGAGCAGCACCTGCGCCTCGTGCCCGCCATGGCCAAGAAGATGCGGGACGGGCTGGCCAGCATCCAGCAGTGA
- the LOC131568180 gene encoding prenylcysteine oxidase 1-like: MPGLGSVLPLLLLAALCPPALSLRHGPSKIAVVGGGIGGSAAAYFLRQKFGRSVQLHVLEKAALGGRLDTLDVEGASYEAGGSVIHPLNLHMKHFVQELGLSANTLPGGPSGVYNGEEFVFEESSWSFINRPKLLWHYGLNPLRMSMWVEDILDKFMRIYRYQMHDYAFSSNERLLHALGGDDFARLLNQSIDEAMQKAGFSQKFINHVVCPIMRFAYGQGVTVNGFVGALLSAWLESGLWSVKGGNKLVCSGLIYSSKAEVIPGTVVSIEPKTRHQRGGDVVKLYEVTYNTSSGLTGDTYDIVVIAAPLGRKMANITFRNFDPPIPEFPNPFQQIFTTLVHGRLNTSFFGYQDPQDFHLGAVFTTDNPKLFFNSVNLEPPVGDTGTGETLPLPSAVWKVFSNEELSKEQLSLLFSSYDSVKVKPWLAYPQYSAPERFPPIVLHERLYYLNGLERAASAMEMSAIAARNAALLAFHRWHGHGASVDQEDLHERLKTEL; encoded by the exons ATGCCGGGCCTCGGCAGTGTCttgccgctgctgctgctcgccGCGCTCTGCCCACCCGCCCTCAGCCTCCGCCATGGGCCCTCCAAGATCG CCGTGGTGGGCGGCGGGATCGGCGGCTCGGCCGCCGCGTATTTCCTGCGGCAGAAGTTCGGCCGCAGCGTGCAGCTGCACGTGCTGGAGAAGGCAGCGCTGGGCGGCCGGCTGGACACGCTGGACGTGGAGGGGGCCAGCTACGAGGCAGGGGGGTCCGTGATCCACCCCCTCAACCTGCACATGAAGCATTTTGTCCAGGAGCTGG GCCTTTCAGCCAACACACTCCCGGGCGGCCCCTCAGGTGTTTATAACGGGGAGGAATTTGTGTTTGAGGAGAGCAGCTGGTCCTTCATCAACCGCCCCAAGCTGCTGTGGCACTATGGGCTCAACCCCCTGCGCATGTCCATGTGGGTGGAGGACATCCTGGACAAGTTCATGAG GATCTACCGGTACCAGATGCACGACTACGCCTTCAGCAGCAACGAGCGCCTGCTGCACGCCCTGGGCGGCGACGACTTCGCGCGGCTGCTGAACCAGAGCATCGACGAGGCCATGCAGAAAGCAGGCTTCTCCCAGAAATTCATCAACCACGTGGTGTGTCCCATCATGAGGTTTGCTTATGGCCAAGGGGTCACCGTCAATGGCTTTGTTG GTGCTCTCCTTTCAGCCTGGCTGGAGTCAGGCCTTTGGTCTGTGAAAGGGGGGAACAAACTCGTGTGCTCCGGCCTCATCTACTCCTCCAAGGCCGAGGTTATCCCGGGAACAGTCGTGTCCATAGAGCCAAAAACCAGACACCAGCGTGGTG GGGATGTGGTGAAGCTCTACGAGGTCACCTACAACACGTCCTCGGGGCTCACAGGGGACACCTACGACATCGTGGTCATCGCGGCGCCGCTCGGCCGCAAGATGGCCAACATCACCTTCCGCAACTTCGACCCTCCCATCCCGGAATTCCCCAATCCCTTCCAGCAGATCTTCACCACCCTGGTGCACGGGCGCTTGAACACCTCCTTCTTTGGCTACCAGGACCCCCAGGATTTTCATCTTGGAGCCGTTTTCACTACGGACAATCCCAAACTGTTCTTCAACAGCGTGAACCTGGAGCCCCCCGTGGGTGACACGGGCACGGGCGAGACGCTGCCGCTGCCCTCGGCCGTCTGGAAGGTGTTTTCCAACGAGGAgctcagcaaggagcagctcagtTTGCTCTTCTCCTCCTACGACTCGGTGAAGGTGAAGCCGTGGCTGGCGTATCCCCAGTACAGCGCTCCCGAGAGGTTTCCCCCCATCGTGCTGCACGAGCGGCTCTACTACCTGAACGGGCTGGAGCGCGCCGCCAGCGCCATGGAGATGAGCGCCATCGCCGCCCGCAACGCCGCCCTGCTCGCCTTCCACCGCTGGCACGGCCACGGCGCCAGCGTCGACCAGGAGGACCTGCACGAGAGGCTCAAAACGGAGCTCTGA